Proteins from a single region of Candidatus Saccharibacteria bacterium:
- the sucD gene encoding succinate--CoA ligase subunit alpha, with protein sequence MNREVMNAKNVIVQGITGSHGSFHTAQMIDAGTNIVAGTSPGKAGLSVAGIPVYNTIADIKKDMPVDATVVFVPAPFAKNALLEAIEARIPLVVCITEGIPIHDMLEVKNRADAAKVVLIGPNCPGVLMPGLRKLGIIPAAMGLPGSMAVVSRSGTLTYEVAAGLTARGIGQKYIIGIGGDRIQGTSFVDCLSLFQNDPDVTAIILIGEIGGTSEQHAAKYIAQNITKPVYACVAGHEAPAGIPLGHAGAILGSIDESANAKTAALASVGVQTFNSITSLVQSVK encoded by the coding sequence TTCATACAGCACAAATGATCGATGCTGGCACAAATATCGTAGCGGGAACATCTCCTGGAAAAGCCGGCCTAAGCGTTGCTGGCATTCCCGTTTACAATACAATTGCAGACATAAAAAAAGATATGCCTGTCGACGCAACCGTTGTTTTTGTACCCGCCCCGTTTGCAAAAAACGCCCTTCTCGAGGCTATCGAAGCACGTATCCCCCTTGTTGTATGTATCACCGAAGGTATTCCTATTCATGACATGCTTGAAGTAAAAAATCGTGCCGACGCAGCCAAAGTTGTACTTATAGGCCCCAATTGCCCAGGTGTCCTTATGCCCGGCCTTCGCAAACTTGGTATCATACCGGCAGCCATGGGTCTTCCCGGCTCTATGGCCGTCGTTAGCCGCTCGGGCACGCTTACCTACGAAGTCGCAGCAGGTCTTACGGCGCGCGGTATTGGGCAGAAGTACATCATTGGTATTGGCGGTGACCGCATTCAGGGAACTAGTTTTGTTGACTGTCTCTCCTTATTCCAAAACGACCCAGACGTCACTGCGATTATTCTTATCGGCGAGATTGGCGGCACTAGCGAACAGCACGCGGCCAAGTATATTGCGCAAAATATCACAAAGCCTGTTTATGCTTGCGTCGCGGGCCACGAAGCGCCAGCCGGTATTCCACTTGGCCATGCGGGCGCAATCTTGGGCTCTATAGATGAATCGGCGAACGCTAAAACTGCCGCACTCGCCAGTGTTGGCGTCCAAACTTTCAACAGTATCACTAGTCTTGTTCAATCAGTAAAGTGA